From Drosophila virilis strain 15010-1051.87 chromosome X, Dvir_AGI_RSII-ME, whole genome shotgun sequence, the proteins below share one genomic window:
- the frma gene encoding endothelin-converting enzyme-like 1, with amino-acid sequence MVLRSSHAIFMGNVRAMCKLQSLLLSIFVSIVVSNASQRLPGYLVRHMNASADACVDFYEHACGGWSQAHAADAYNSQLEQLDYMYHERLALLLDQPPSPGQPRFVQLLRDSYAACRALNERYDVGRFVRWLREFSHVDMETKENDWRPLLRLIKNYGLPTMWQYENERKPLSKSLKLKDAELWLLQLQPPWPVLPAELLDDFQPLNRTRFRQLYHALQPLGVPQGKLWLQVKQLEKKLLICGIRELFGELRESEHDEEHVVMPSAFYWLQLLEMPELLTTLQLQPHVRCASDMLAAEPAPFVARYLQLRLLHKLDILPAPAFGRQECAAQSRQLLTHAAVWLLEQQQPLEQRQLTNATMHKLFEQLRHRFELRLLDNRNQFRPSTQRFLLEKLKRMRLRVGVLPLGSAEQQQQTLEAHYAQLQLNASDYYGNLLTMLGQVERWAAAAADRATHMETDNELYLLQSDGFGSYASPFFLPDSNLVILPQSLLGANLYRPHQAEVYTHSALGFLLAHELSHGFAPTDVFYDGRGNKARGQQKLRLLVNRRFSSHRLCLLRRHDQMADEKFADVNGLYLAYDNYFKSNNATPSSATADNGNSSEGRHTVQQHFFLNFAQFFCQDDPDLEDSSLHGGSRQRVNDAVASSKPFARAFGCEWTQIRNTCQLY; translated from the coding sequence ATGGTGTTGCGCAGTTCACACGCTATTTTCATGGGCAACGTACGTGCAATGTGCAAGCTGCAGTCGCTATTGCTGTCCATCTTCGTCAGCATTGTGGTAAGCAATGCCAGTCAAAGGctgcccggctacttggtgcGCCACATGAACGCCAGTGCCGATGCGTGTGTGGATTTCTATGAGCATGCCTGCGGTGGCTGGTCCCAGGCGCATGCCGCTGACGCTTACAACAGTCAGTTGGAGCAACTGGACTATATGTACCATGAGCGGCTGGCACTGTTGCTGGATCAGCCGCCATCCCCTGGCCAGCCTCGCTTTGTCCAGCTGCTGCGCGATAGCTATGCGGCCTGTCGAGCCCTCAATGAACGCTACGATGTGGGGCGATTTGTGCGCTGGCTGCGCGAATTCAGTCATGTCGATATGGAGACCAAGGAAAATGACTGGAGACCACTGCTGCGCTTAATAAAGAACTATGGGCTCCCCACCATGTGGCAGTACGAAAATGAACGGAAACCACTGTCGAAATCTTTGAAGCTTAAGGATGCAgagctgtggctgctgcagctgcaaccaCCATGGCCAGTTCTACCGGCTGAACTTCTGGATGACTTTCAGCCATTAAATCGCACGCGCTTCAGACAACTTTATCACGCTCTACAACCGCTTGGCGTGCCACAGGGTAAGCTGTGGCTGCAGGTCAAGCAGCTGGAGAAGAAGCTATTGATTTGTGGCATTAGAGAATTGTTTGGGGAGTTACGCGAAAGCGAGCACGATGAGGAGCATGTGGTGATGCCGTCCGCTTTTTACTGGTTGCAGCTACTGGAAATGCCAGAACTATTGACGACACTTCAATTGCAGCCCCACGTGCGCTGTGCGTCCGATATGCTGGCAGCGGAGCCGGCACCGTTCGTCGCACGGTATCTGcaactgcggctgctgcacaAATTGGACATTCTTCCCGCGCCGGCATTTGGGCGGCAAGAGTGTGCCGCGCAGTCGCGCCAGCTGCTGACCCATGCTGCTGTTTGgctgctggagcagcagcagccgctggaGCAGCGACAACTCACGAATGCCACAATGCATAAGCTGTTCGAGCAGCTGCGTCACCGATTTGAGCTGCGGCTGTTAGACAATCGCAATCAGTTCAGGCCCTCCACACAGCGCTTTCTGCTCGAGAAACTGAAGCGCATGCGACTGCGCGTCGGTGTGCTGCCCTTGGGCAGtgcggagcagcagcaacaaacgcTTGAGGCGCACTatgcacagctgcagctcaatGCCAGTGACTACTATGGCAATTTGTTGACCATGTTGGGCCAGGTCGAGCgctgggcggcggcggctgctgacAGGGCAACGCATATGGAAACTGACAACGAACTATATTTACTGCAGTCTGATGGATTTGGCAGCTATGCCTCGCCGTTCTTTTTGCCTGATAGTAATTTGGTAATCCTACCGCAATCGCTGCTGGGTGCTAACCTTTACCGACCACATCAGGCGGAGGTCTACACGCATAGCGCGTTGGGCTTTCTGCTCGCGCACGAGCTATCGCATGGCTTTGCGCCCACCGATGTGTTTTACGATGGGCGTGGCAATAAGGCAAGAGGACAGCAAAAATTGCGCCTGCTCGTCAATCGGCGATTTAGCAGTCACAGGCTTTGTCTGCTTCGTCGTCACGACCAAATGGCCGATGAGAAATTTGCCGATGTGAATGGGTTGTACTTGGCCTATGACAACTATTTTAAGTCAAACAACGCCACGCCCTCAAGTGCCACGGCTGACAACGGCAATTCATCTGAAGGGAGGCACACAGTGCAGCAGCATTTCTTTCTTAACTTTGCCCAGTTCTTCTGTCAGGACGATCCGGATCTGGAGGATAGCAGCCTACATGGCGGTAGCCGGCAGCGGGTTAACGATGCCGTCGCCAGCTCCAAGCCCTTTGCACGCGCCTTCGGCTGTGAGTGGACCCAGATACGGAACACCTGTCAGTTGTACTAG